The nucleotide sequence tcccgattagatttttttttaaatctttgagGGATGTGCAAGGACTTTTCTTATAAAATCTAGGGTAAAATCCACATCGTAAGTGGAAACATTGGTTAATTTTTTCTCCAAAAAAACGCATGAGCGCGTGTTACGGTGTGCTTTAGATAAGATTTagcttgtgttttaattaattcaatgaGACAGGTGTAAACACATAAACTAACCAAGATGTTAACTCCACGTTTCAAATTATCCCAAGAcaacaatcatatttttattaatataaatgcacCATACACAAACCTTGGAGATACAGAGATCGACGTTGAAGGagaaaattttctttttgtttcaaGTCCATATTTCTTAAGATTACGTTTGCCTGGAAGGATAGTGGATAATGATTTCTCAAAAGGTTCATATACATGTGACTCGGGTGATTTCAATCTTACATTCGATAAAGAAACACCAGGGGAACACTTTGAGAATTTGGATATGATCACGAGTTTGTTAGCACCGCGAGATATACCAGATATCAACCCTGGTTTAGTAGAAATGTTAGAAGAGGACGGAATAACTTTGGAAAACGATGTTGAATGCGAT is from Manduca sexta isolate Smith_Timp_Sample1 unplaced genomic scaffold, JHU_Msex_v1.0 HiC_scaffold_1796, whole genome shotgun sequence and encodes:
- the LOC115443363 gene encoding protein SHQ1 homolog, with translation MLTPRFKLSQDNNHIFININAPYTNLGDTEIDVEGENFLFVSSPYFLRLRLPGRIVDNDFSKGSYTCDSGDFNLTFDKETPGEHFENLDMITSLLAPRDIPDINPGLVEMLEEDGITLENDVECDNSNSFAFGFANKVTTEFSNIGSEFPQIFELRVPESVSIIDRHDLRIKYENDKFSSD